The genomic DNA AATCCAAAACAGATTTAAAGTATGTGCATGGTTTAGGTAGTTATAAAATTAGGCAGTTTGGTAAAGAGCTGGTTGAAGCTTTGGAAAACTCACCCTAAAAATTGTACTTGCACTGCCACCTGTATATCCGCTATAAGCATTGAATGTATCGGGGAAAGCATTTTATTTTTATTTTGTTATTTTCATGTGTTGCTTTTGCACAAGATTCAAGCTTTAGTACAACTGTCATTGATCTTTTGCACCAGCATCGTTACGTCTTAATTAAAGCCAATCAAACCTATGATTTTCATTTTGATTTTCATACGGGTAAAGACATAGAAACACCTTCAGAGTACAAAATCACCTTTTCAATGGGTTCAAAAACCTTTAAACATGAGCATGGTCATCATTTATCTATTTTTGTGAATGACTTTACATATTATGTTGATAAGTATGACACGGGTATTTTATTAGAGGATGGCGTTATCTACTTTTTAGATGAAAATGGTGAAAAAGAACGCTACATAGATGATAACCCAGAAGAATACAATTACTTGTATAAATACATGCCTATTTTCTCTGATATGGACTTTTATATCAACTGTCCAAACCATCTTAAAGCAGATATTTTAAACTTTATTGAAGGCTTAAATATTAGCTTTAACCAACAAACCATTTATGAAAGTAATCTAAGAAAGTACAGTGATTTTTTTATAGACCTTGGTGTTTTTTTAGACATACTAGAAGCTCAAGACTGTTATGGAGTCTACTCTAATACCTATATAAGCAATAATGGCAAAGATCATTGATCAATATCTTTGTTATATTCTACCAGCAGTGGTAAACAGTAAGAATGAAAACTTGGCAAGATATTCACTCCTATTGGTTTAAAGATTTATCTCTAGAAAAAAACTATCTTAAAGAGCGTGGACAACTCTGGTTTGGGAAAAATCCCAAGGTTGACCGTTATATGCGTAAACAGTTTTTACCTCTATTAAAAGATTTTTCTGCCGGTAGACATTTTACTGAGTGGAAATCCAACCCGCAAAGTTACGTATCTCTTATTGTATTACTGGATCAGTTTTCTAGAAATATCTTTAGAGGTAGTTCTCAAATGTATGCGTATGATCATGCTGCCCTTAACTTGACTTTAGAAGGATTAAAAAAGAGCGTTGATGAAGACTTACACCCTCTAGAAAGAGTGTTTTTTTATTTGCCTTTAGAACATAGTGAAAACTTAAATATCCAACGCTTGAGTGTAAAGATGTTCAAACAATTGATGGAAGAAGATAAAATTTTTACTGAGCACTACATTTACGCTGTTAAACACTATGATATTGTGGCCAAATTTGGGCACTTCCCTCATAGAAATGAAATTTTAAATCGCCCTAGCAGCCCTCAAGAAACTGAATTTCTCAAACAACCTGGAAGTTCTTTTTAAGAGTCGTCTCCGTATAGCTCTTGATCCAATTGCTTGGCATATTTAGCATATTCTTGTGAATTTTTATTAGGCTTATCTTGCTGTTTGTCTTGTTCAGAAACTATTTTTTCTTCAATAAACGGTGCTTGTGCTGCAGACTTTTGTCCCTCTGACAAAGTGGACGTTCTCCATGATAAAATAATTTTATACACCCCAAACATTAACAGTGGCATAAGAATAAAGGGAAGAATCCACAACAAAAGGTTAAAATCTTCTTTTTTGGGACTGCTTAAAATTTTTTCTCCATATTCTGCCTCAAAATAAGCCAAGACCTCAGCATCACTTTTTCCAGCCAAAATCAAAGTTCTAACTTGCTCTCTTACGCCAAAAGCCATACCAGAATTATCCTCAGCCACGGTTTTTGCCCAGCAACAAGGAGCCATCAATAGCTTATCAATAGCTTGCGCACGCTTTTCTTGCTCGGAATTTAACTCAGGAAGCTGGGCCTGCACACAGCTCAACAGAACCATGAAAATACCTATAGAAAGTTTTAAAACACGACCATTCACACTTTATGTATCTCGTATAATCAGCATTTGATCAAATTCTTAAGCAATGTGACTCATATTTACATTCAAAAGCCCAGTATCTATTTTTTCTTGCTGATTGGCTTGATGAACGATATTAAGTTTTTATGCGCAATTATCTTCAACTTATGCAACACATTATGGAAACAGGTGAAGACCGGACAGATAGAACGGGTGTAGGTACTCGCTCATTATTTGGCGCACAATTGCGCTTTGACTTACAAGAAGGGTTTCCTTTGGTGACCACCAAAAAATGTCACCTTAAGTCTATTATTCATGAACTGTTGTGGTTTTTGCAAGGCGATACCAATATTGCTTATTTAAAAGAAAACAAGGTCCGCATATGGGATGAATGGGCTGATGAAAACGGTGACCTTGGCCCAGTATATGGTAAACAGTGGCGCAGTTGGCAAACATCAAACAGTGAGAGTATTGATCAAATCCAAAATTTAATGCACAGCTTAAAAAACAATCCGCATTCTCGTCGGCATATTGTTTCTGCTTGGAATGTGGCTGATGTAGAAAAAATGGCCCTGCCTCCCTGTCACACCATGTTTCAATTTTATGTCTCTTTAAACAAAGATAAACCGCGTTTATCCTGCCAACTGTATCAACGCTCAGCTGATTACTTTTTGGGTGTACCCTTTAATATTGCCAGCTATGCTTTACTCACCATGATGATTGCCAATGTCTTAGATTATGACTACGGTGACTTTGTCCACAGCTTTGGTGATGTGCATCTGTATCAAAATCACTTTGAACAAGTGCAAACCCAATTAAGTCGAGAACCCTTTAGCAAACCAACAATGCATATTAAACGCAAACCCAAAGACATCTTTTCTTACCAATACGACGACTTTGAACTGGTCAACTATGAAGCACATCCTGCAATCAAAGCTGAGGTTGCGGTCTAAATGTTGATCTCAGCCATTGCTGCGTATAGCAAAAACAAAGTCATTGGTAAAAATAACGATATGCCCTGGCATATGCCACAAGAGTTTGCTCACTTTAAACGCACAACCCTGAATCATCATATTTTAATGGGCCGAAAATCTTTAGAAGCCTTGCCCGGTGTTTTACCCAAGCGAACTCATTTGGTCATTTCAAGGCAAGAACCAAGCATGACCCATCCCAATGTATTGTGGTTTAAAAGCATTGAAGCCGCTGTAACACATGCAAAAGATGCGGGTGAAACAGAGCTGTTTATTTGTGGTGGCGCGCAAATCTATGAACAATGCATGCGTATGTGTGATTACCTTTATTTATCTGAAATTGATCTCGATATTCCTGATGGTGATGCTTTTTTTCCTGACTTTGATCAAACACAATGGCAAGTCATTGAAGAAAACCTGCACCCAGCTCTGAGTGAAACAGAACCTGCCTGGGTGTTTAGAAAATTTGCCCGTTTATAAAACAAATTTATAGACTTAAATAAAAATTTGAATGAAGATTTAAAGCATGGGACATCATATCAGTGCGGCATTGCTAAAAGGTGAGTTTGATCAAAATAAAGCTCGTGAATTTGATCTTAACCCCATTCAATTGTCCAAGAGTATCACAATGTTTCCTTTAGAAGCCAACTATTGCGATTTTTGGTCTGAAAAACTGAATATTTTTGGCAGCCCTTCAGAACATACTTACCCTCTTTTAAACAGTAATGTTGTGCACCACATGATGAACACAATTGCCAGTACCCCTACTTTTGCAATCATTGAAACCGATTATTCTGGCGGTGTTGGTGATCAAGCAGCCGCAGTTTATCAAGGGAAAGAAATTCTAATGTCTCCACAAAGAAATAAAAAGAAGGTTATCAATCAAGCCATCAAAAAACTTGGGGTCAGAGTTCCATTCTTCCTGCGTCTTTTTTTTGTAGACGAGTTTCAATTCTTAAAATTAGATCAATACAGAATTTTTGATGAAATGTTTGATAAATACACAACATAAAAAAACTACCCGATCTGACAATTAGGGCAATAAAAACTACTCCGCCCAGATATTCTTAGATTTTCTATTTTACTCTGTTTACAGTTTGGACATAACTCACCAGTTTTTCCATAAACCAAAAACTGATGCTGAAAATAGCCTTGTTCTCCTCCGGCTTTCTTAAAGTCTTTGATAGTAGAGCCCCCTGCTTCAATAGCTTGTAATAAAACGTTTTGAATATGTTTAATCAACTTTTTAAGATTCAATTCACTGACATCTTTAGCCGGTGTTAAAGGATGGATTTCACTTTGAAACAGGGATTCACAGGCATAGATATTCCCTACCCCCACCACACAACGTTGATCCATGATCACAGATTTAATGGCTGCCGTTTTATTCTTGCAGTAGTTTTGTAAATAGTTATGATTGAATTGATCGGATAATGGCTCAGGACCTAGATGCTTTAAAAATTTGTGGTCCAGGATTATATCTTTAGGACAAAGATCAATAAAACCAAAGCGTCTGGGATCATTGTAAATCAAGGTTTGCTCATCAACAAAAGCAATAGCAAAGTGATCATGCTTTTTCATATCATCATTCAATTCTCGCCAAGAACCAGTCATCCCCAAATGACTGATCATGATATGTTGATCAAAGTGCCATAATATATACTTGGCTCTTCTGGAAAAACGCTGCAGCTTTTGGCCTGGCAACGTATCCTTAACTGTTTTTGAGATAGGAAAGCGCAGTTTATCCGTATAGATATGAATATGCTCAACACATGATTGTGGTTTTATTAATTGAGCAAGCCCTTGGCATACGGTTTCAACTTCTGGAAGTTCTGGCATATCAAGCATGCTTTATCTATATTTTTATAGTTAAACAAGGAATAGCTATGAAGAATCTTTACAAATTGCCATGAGCATGGTCTAAGGCAAAACACTGTGTTTATTGACGGCCGAAAAAAACTAAGTAAACAAGAAATACGAGACTTTCCATTTTTACAGTATCCCGGTACCATTCATATTATTCAAGACTATGAGCAGCAAATTGAAGTTTGCCAACACTTAAAAAAACAATCTGTTTTAGGCTTTGATACAGAAACACGACCTAATTTTAGAAAAGGACAAAATAACCCTGTTGCCTTACTTCAACTGGCTACTAAAACAGATGCTTTTTTATTTCAACTCAAACAACAAGCCCTAAGTCCATATTTGTCAGACATCTTAAGCTCAACACAAATTCTTAAGCTGGGTGTGGCTGTACGTGATGATATCATTGCTTTACAAAAACTTAGAGATTTTGAAGCTCAAGGATTTGTAGATTTGTCTGATTTAGCTGAAGAAAAAGGTCTGCAAAACTTTGGTCTTAATGCCTTAAGCGTCATCTTTACAGGTCATCGTTTAAGCAAAAACGCTAAACTTTCTAATTGGGCGGCAAAGACCTTAAAAGACAAACAAATACATTATGCTGCCTGCGATGCTTATGTTTCATTACTGATTCACGAAGGTTTATTAAAACTTTAATCAAGTTAATTTTTTTTATTAAAAACATCTTTTAGTAAACTGCTTAGACAATGGTCTTGCCATTGACCATTAATTTGAAGATAAGCTGGGGCTATTCCATGTACTTCAAAACCAAGTTTTTTTAACAATCTCTCACTTCTTTTATTGTTTGGAATAAAATTAGCTTCTATTCTTCTTATTTTTGTTTCATTAAAAATATAGGCCATAGCCGCTTGCAGGCTTTCATACATATACGCCTGGCCTTGATACTCCTCACCCAACTTATAACCAACCCGACAATTCAAAAAAGGTTCGTATTCAAAATTGTTAAAATGAATGAACCCCATCAAAGCCTGTGTCTTTTTATTTACAATTAATAATGGCAATGCTTTTTTCTCATCATAATCTAAAATATTTTTCTTTATCGCTTGCTGCCAATATGATTTTGTAAAAATACTTTGTGTTCTTTGTGGCTCCCATGGTTTAAGAAATTGTTCATTTTTTTGATAAAATGCAATTATGGGCTCTATATCTTCTTCAGCATATGTTCTTAATAAACATCGTTGGGTACTAATCATTTCAAAACCTTTTCATTGTAAATTCAATTTATTACTTGAATATAATGTTCTTAAAAATTTAATGATCTTTCTTTTTTTACTCTAAGTAAGACAAAAGGGACAATGTTTTACATACATAAAACCAAGCTTGCAAAAAAAAATACTCTGCGTAAATCCCTTATTATTAGGTTTTAAAAGCTATTCTTTTCCGTGGTCTGATCTATCTTATCAAATAAAGCCGCTAACATGGCTTTTCTTTCACTTTCTCCTTGTGGACGAAACGCGCTTTGATAGTTTTTAATTAAGGTCTCATCAACCTCGGCTAAAAACCGAGACGTTGCACAAGGTTTTAGCTTACCTTGCTTTTTTCTTTCTTTAGCACGTGTTAACACTAGATGTTCTTTTGCGCGGGTGATCCCAACATAAAACAAACGGCGTTCTTCACTGATATCTTGTCCCAAACGCTGATGTGGTAAAATTCCTTCTTCTACACCACAGATGATAACAACAGGAAACTCCAAGCCCTTGCATGCATGCAAGGTCATCAATTGAACGTTAGACCCTTCTTTTTCATCTTCTTCAACATCCCCCAAATCCATATTTTCTATAAACTTCAAAAAAGACTGTGCCTGATGACCACTCTTGTGAATATAGGCCCCTAAAACTCTACAAAATGTTAAAACCAAATCCCAGCGTTTTTGTGCCGTATGAATGTCTTTAAATGCCGCCAGAAGCATACGCTTGTACCCCATCTTTTCAAGGATTGAAACCAACTGGTCTTCACATTTTTTTTCATTGCTTAATAAAAGGGTTTTGTATGCTTGTAAACTTTGATGAAAATGCTCTATGGCTTGTTTCGATTTTTCATTGAGTTCATCAATATCGGCTAAACTGGCTTTAAAAAAACTGATCTTATGTTGTTTAGCATACTCAAAAATTGTTTGAATAGTTTTCTCGCCAATTCCTTTATTGGGTGTATGCATGGCTCTTCTTACACTGATTTCATCAGGTCTAAACATGCACTTTAAATAAGCTAAAATATCTTTGATTTCTTTGCGGCTGAAAAAGCCTGTTCCTCCCGTTAACACATAAGGAATTTGCTGCTTTCTTAAAGCTGTTTCTATCATCCCACCTTGGCTATTTGATCTATACAATAAAGCAATATCTTCATTTTTATAGCCTTTGCTTTTAAAATATTCTATTTGATGAACCATGCCTTCAGCTTCATCTATTTCATTAAGATAAAGAAAAACTTCTGGTTCATGCCCTTCATCATCATAGCCAGAGGCTAATAGTTGTTTGCCATGGCGTGTGCTGTTTTTTGCAATAATATGATTGGCCAAATCCAAAATACGCGCTTTAGAGCGATAATTTCTTTCTAAACGCACAACTTTACAATTTTTATATCTTTTTGGAAAATCTAAAATATGTTGAATTTGTGCACCTCGCCAACCATAGATAGACTGATCATCATCGCCAACCACAGTTAAATTTTGATGATGTTGTGCCAAAAGTTTGAGCATCTGCATTTGAATATCGTTGGTATCTTGAAACTCATCTACCATGATTTGTTTGAACTGAGTTTGATACTCATTAAGAATATCTGGCTTTTGTTTAAAAATTTCTATTGGACCAAGAATAAGCCCTTCAAAATCCACCACACCTAAAGACTTGAGCCGATCAAGGTATTTTGGATACAAAGCTTCCGCCATATCCTGATACTCTTGTAAATGACTAGGAAGCGTTTTCCCCGCTCTTAAAGTCTGGATACATGTAAGCAATGTATCCAGATCAAAATTACTTTTTTCACTATCTTTGCTTGTCTTAAGTAACTCTTTAACCACTGATTGCGCATCACTCTGATCAATGACACCAAAACGTTTGGGTAAGTCTAGAGCATCATGGTGTTTTTTAATGACATTTAAACCAAAAGAATGAAATGTTCCCGCATGGATTTGCTGCGCCTGTTTTTTATCTAGCTTTTGAGCAACCCTAAATTTCAGTTCTCTAGCCGCTTTATTGGTAAAGGTTAAGACAAGAATAGCATTGGCTGCAGCAATATTTTCTAAAATAAGGCGTTGTGTACGCTGAACCAAAACAGTGGTTTTTCCACTACCTGCTCCTGCTAAAATAAGAAGCGGCCCATAATTATGTTTTACAGCGGTTATT from Oligoflexia bacterium includes the following:
- a CDS encoding cytochrome c-type biogenesis protein CcmH, producing MNGRVLKLSIGIFMVLLSCVQAQLPELNSEQEKRAQAIDKLLMAPCCWAKTVAEDNSGMAFGVREQVRTLILAGKSDAEVLAYFEAEYGEKILSSPKKEDFNLLLWILPFILMPLLMFGVYKIILSWRTSTLSEGQKSAAQAPFIEEKIVSEQDKQQDKPNKNSQEYAKYAKQLDQELYGDDS
- a CDS encoding thymidylate synthase gives rise to the protein MRNYLQLMQHIMETGEDRTDRTGVGTRSLFGAQLRFDLQEGFPLVTTKKCHLKSIIHELLWFLQGDTNIAYLKENKVRIWDEWADENGDLGPVYGKQWRSWQTSNSESIDQIQNLMHSLKNNPHSRRHIVSAWNVADVEKMALPPCHTMFQFYVSLNKDKPRLSCQLYQRSADYFLGVPFNIASYALLTMMIANVLDYDYGDFVHSFGDVHLYQNHFEQVQTQLSREPFSKPTMHIKRKPKDIFSYQYDDFELVNYEAHPAIKAEVAV
- the mutM gene encoding bifunctional DNA-formamidopyrimidine glycosylase/DNA-(apurinic or apyrimidinic site) lyase, which codes for MPELPEVETVCQGLAQLIKPQSCVEHIHIYTDKLRFPISKTVKDTLPGQKLQRFSRRAKYILWHFDQHIMISHLGMTGSWRELNDDMKKHDHFAIAFVDEQTLIYNDPRRFGFIDLCPKDIILDHKFLKHLGPEPLSDQFNHNYLQNYCKNKTAAIKSVIMDQRCVVGVGNIYACESLFQSEIHPLTPAKDVSELNLKKLIKHIQNVLLQAIEAGGSTIKDFKKAGGEQGYFQHQFLVYGKTGELCPNCKQSKIENLRISGRSSFYCPNCQIG
- a CDS encoding dihydrofolate reductase, translating into MLISAIAAYSKNKVIGKNNDMPWHMPQEFAHFKRTTLNHHILMGRKSLEALPGVLPKRTHLVISRQEPSMTHPNVLWFKSIEAAVTHAKDAGETELFICGGAQIYEQCMRMCDYLYLSEIDLDIPDGDAFFPDFDQTQWQVIEENLHPALSETEPAWVFRKFARL
- a CDS encoding ATP-dependent helicase — encoded protein: MQSYFEKLNPEQITAVKHNYGPLLILAGAGSGKTTVLVQRTQRLILENIAAANAILVLTFTNKAARELKFRVAQKLDKKQAQQIHAGTFHSFGLNVIKKHHDALDLPKRFGVIDQSDAQSVVKELLKTSKDSEKSNFDLDTLLTCIQTLRAGKTLPSHLQEYQDMAEALYPKYLDRLKSLGVVDFEGLILGPIEIFKQKPDILNEYQTQFKQIMVDEFQDTNDIQMQMLKLLAQHHQNLTVVGDDDQSIYGWRGAQIQHILDFPKRYKNCKVVRLERNYRSKARILDLANHIIAKNSTRHGKQLLASGYDDEGHEPEVFLYLNEIDEAEGMVHQIEYFKSKGYKNEDIALLYRSNSQGGMIETALRKQQIPYVLTGGTGFFSRKEIKDILAYLKCMFRPDEISVRRAMHTPNKGIGEKTIQTIFEYAKQHKISFFKASLADIDELNEKSKQAIEHFHQSLQAYKTLLLSNEKKCEDQLVSILEKMGYKRMLLAAFKDIHTAQKRWDLVLTFCRVLGAYIHKSGHQAQSFLKFIENMDLGDVEEDEKEGSNVQLMTLHACKGLEFPVVIICGVEEGILPHQRLGQDISEERRLFYVGITRAKEHLVLTRAKERKKQGKLKPCATSRFLAEVDETLIKNYQSAFRPQGESERKAMLAALFDKIDQTTEKNSF
- a CDS encoding GNAT family N-acetyltransferase; translation: MISTQRCLLRTYAEEDIEPIIAFYQKNEQFLKPWEPQRTQSIFTKSYWQQAIKKNILDYDEKKALPLLIVNKKTQALMGFIHFNNFEYEPFLNCRVGYKLGEEYQGQAYMYESLQAAMAYIFNETKIRRIEANFIPNNKRSERLLKKLGFEVHGIAPAYLQINGQWQDHCLSSLLKDVFNKKN
- a CDS encoding 3'-5' exonuclease translates to MFIDGRKKLSKQEIRDFPFLQYPGTIHIIQDYEQQIEVCQHLKKQSVLGFDTETRPNFRKGQNNPVALLQLATKTDAFLFQLKQQALSPYLSDILSSTQILKLGVAVRDDIIALQKLRDFEAQGFVDLSDLAEEKGLQNFGLNALSVIFTGHRLSKNAKLSNWAAKTLKDKQIHYAACDAYVSLLIHEGLLKL
- a CDS encoding DUF924 family protein: MKTWQDIHSYWFKDLSLEKNYLKERGQLWFGKNPKVDRYMRKQFLPLLKDFSAGRHFTEWKSNPQSYVSLIVLLDQFSRNIFRGSSQMYAYDHAALNLTLEGLKKSVDEDLHPLERVFFYLPLEHSENLNIQRLSVKMFKQLMEEDKIFTEHYIYAVKHYDIVAKFGHFPHRNEILNRPSSPQETEFLKQPGSSF